A stretch of Halopiger aswanensis DNA encodes these proteins:
- a CDS encoding heterocycloanthracin/sonorensin family bacteriocin — protein sequence MRENTDSEDDSNKVNRRNVLRTLGAGGVATVAGIGQVSALSGEDDVLEKDMVKALLAELNDPEVSEVTIDGQDLTEEVSMERAEIETKFGTIVYAEIDEPDAGPEAYFEVDKLTGELEEEVPEKYRGLPGNTDLFLVYEDGDVVARRTATNPERKRIAEAVGFTDEEEEEMPIIYDAETGVFETGKLEENEEEDDETGKQYRIELEEAFEVNEHQETHKALREEKYTIEVLELEDESDDGGFSIMQSGWQGSDCWGLNFGAPCSQCVFGSGVCGGCAAVCGATGGLGCIPCIAGCAGTGGSCGCCLSCNSNTHNPVCY from the coding sequence ATGCGAGAAAATACTGATTCCGAAGACGACTCGAATAAAGTCAACAGACGGAATGTTCTTCGGACGCTCGGTGCAGGTGGTGTCGCAACGGTCGCTGGTATTGGACAAGTCTCAGCGTTGTCTGGAGAAGATGATGTGCTGGAGAAGGACATGGTGAAGGCCCTCCTAGCTGAGCTCAACGATCCCGAAGTCAGCGAGGTCACCATCGATGGGCAGGACCTCACAGAAGAGGTCTCGATGGAGAGAGCTGAAATCGAGACGAAGTTCGGGACCATCGTGTACGCGGAAATCGACGAGCCCGATGCTGGACCTGAAGCCTACTTCGAAGTCGACAAACTCACTGGAGAACTGGAGGAGGAGGTCCCGGAAAAATACCGTGGACTTCCGGGTAATACTGATCTCTTCCTCGTCTACGAAGACGGGGACGTCGTGGCACGACGAACTGCGACAAACCCCGAACGGAAGCGGATCGCGGAGGCTGTCGGATTCACGGATGAAGAAGAGGAAGAGATGCCTATTATCTACGACGCGGAGACTGGTGTCTTCGAGACCGGCAAGCTAGAGGAAAACGAAGAGGAAGACGACGAGACAGGCAAACAGTACCGAATCGAACTCGAAGAAGCGTTCGAAGTGAACGAGCACCAGGAAACGCACAAGGCCCTCCGAGAAGAGAAATACACGATCGAAGTCCTCGAACTCGAGGATGAATCAGACGATGGGGGATTCTCGATCATGCAGTCGGGCTGGCAGGGCAGCGACTGTTGGGGTCTGAACTTCGGTGCGCCCTGTTCCCAGTGCGTTTTCGGTAGTGGTGTCTGTGGTGGCTGTGCAGCTGTCTGTGGTGCCACTGGAGGGCTCGGCTGTATTCCATGTATCGCTGGCTGTGCTGGAACTGGGGGCTCCTGCGGCTGCTGTCTCAGCTGTAACAGCAACACCCACAATCCAGTGTGTTACTAA